From Stenotrophomonas maltophilia, a single genomic window includes:
- a CDS encoding flagellar brake protein, with protein MSDGNDTAVHDVHAADAADERFLVRNPRQLRQLLRSLIDQRSLINAHIDGRDRSFPTALLDLDEDEDFLLLDGSPQEASNRAAEQADHLLCFAQLERVLVRFRLHELQRVDNDGHVAFRAPLPDELVHLQRRELYRLETPVTDSPQLLLPPGEARAEALSMRVVDISGGGLAVVVPNDCAVFGLQKRYPAQLSLPDGPDLDIELVVCNLLPQRQPNGIEVKRVGMRFESLPRGADSAIQRYIFRIDRQRKARRNGEM; from the coding sequence ATGTCCGACGGCAACGACACTGCAGTGCATGATGTCCACGCGGCCGATGCCGCCGACGAACGTTTCCTGGTCCGCAACCCGCGCCAGCTGCGCCAGTTGCTGCGCTCGCTGATCGACCAGCGATCACTGATCAATGCGCATATCGACGGCCGCGACCGGTCATTCCCGACGGCGCTGCTTGATCTTGACGAGGACGAAGACTTCCTTCTGCTTGATGGCAGCCCGCAGGAGGCGTCCAACCGCGCCGCCGAGCAGGCCGACCACCTGCTGTGCTTCGCCCAGCTTGAACGGGTGCTGGTGCGGTTCCGCCTGCATGAACTGCAGCGCGTGGACAACGACGGCCACGTTGCGTTCCGTGCGCCCTTGCCGGACGAGCTGGTGCACCTGCAGCGACGCGAGCTGTACCGGCTGGAGACCCCGGTCACCGACTCGCCGCAGCTGCTGCTGCCGCCCGGCGAAGCCCGCGCCGAAGCGTTGTCGATGCGGGTGGTGGACATCAGTGGCGGTGGCCTGGCCGTGGTCGTGCCCAACGACTGCGCGGTGTTCGGCCTGCAGAAGCGCTATCCGGCGCAGCTGTCACTGCCTGATGGCCCGGACCTGGATATCGAACTGGTGGTCTGCAACCTGCTGCCGCAGCGCCAGCCCAACGGCATCGAGGTCAAGCGCGTCGGCATGCGCTTCGAGAGCCTGCCGCGCGGCGCCGACAGCGCCATCCAGCGCTACATCTTCCGCATCGACCGCCAGCGCAAGGCCCGCCGCAACGGCGAGATGTAG